The nucleotide window ACCATGGAAAAGGAGTCGACAATGCCGCCCGAGATCAGCGGCGTGTTGAACGTGACCTCGCGGTCGTCGTCTTCCTCCAGGTACTCCTTTTTCACGTAATCGAGGATGGTGTTTTTAAGATCGGACATTTTTATCTCCTTGTTTTGCTTGGGAATACATTTTTTACATGGAAACGCGGTGCTTGTCAAGACCTCCAATCCGGTTGGGGCAACCCCCTGTGGTTGCCCCTTTAATCAGGGCAGGCACGGGGGCCTGCCCCTACGGTCTTTTCAGTCGTTTTCCAGGGTCGAGATGTCGCCGATCTCCTCGCCCCCGCATTTTGAAGCCTGGAAAGGGATCGTGTATAATAACGGATGCTTCACCTGCCTATTCAACGCCCGTCCGCATTGATTTTCGACATGGATGGGCTGATGATCGACTCCGAGCGCCTCTATTTCGCCGCCGAGCGCGAGATGGCCGCCGCCTACGGCAAGGAGATCCGAAACGAGCAGCTCTGGCCGCTGATGGGGCGCAAGCCCATCGAGGCGCTGGGCCTCCTGCGCGGCATCCTGGGGATCGATACCCCGGCCGATGAGCTCTTCGCCTGGCGCAACCGCCTCATGCTGGAGAAGA belongs to Candidatus Aminicenantes bacterium and includes:
- a CDS encoding acyl carrier protein, whose protein sequence is MSDLKNTILDYVKKEYLEEDDDREVTFNTPLISGGIVDSFSMVSLKRFLETRYKIQIPDAKATPEAFDSVDNIITLLQGFNIQ